TGCTGGGCTTCTTCATCGCATTTGCGGTGAAAATGCCGGTGGTTCCGCTGCATGGCTGGCTGCCGGATGCGCACTCTCAGGCACCGACTGCCGGTTCCGTTGACCTCGCGGGGATCTTGCTGAAAACCGCCGCTTACGGTTTGCTGCGTTTCTCTCTGCCACTGTTTCCGAACGCGTCGGCAGAGTTCGCGCCAATCGCCATGTGGTTGGGTGTTATCGGCATCTTCTACGGTGCGTGGATGGCCTTCGCCCAGACCGATATCAAACGTCTGATCGCCTACACCTCGGTTTCCCACATGGGCTTCGTGCTGATTGCTATCTACACCGGCAGCCAGTTAGCCTACCAGGGCGCGGTCATTCAGATGATTGCTCACGGCTTGTCGGCGGCGGGTCTGTTTATTCTCTGCGGTCAGCTTTATGAACGTATCCACACCCGCGATATGCGCATGATGGGCGGTCTGTGGAGCAAAATGAAATGGCTGCCAGCACTGTCGCTGTTCTTTGCAGTGGCAACGCTTGGGATGCCAGGCACCGGTAACTTCGTCGGCGAATTTATGATCCTGTTCGGCAGCTTCCAGGTTGTCCCGATGATTACCGTTATCTCTACCTTCGGGCTGGTCTTTGCTTCTGTTTATTCGCTGGCGATGCTTCATCGCGCTTACTTCGGTAAAGCGAAAAGCCAGATTGCCAGCCAGGAACTGCCAGGGATGTCGCTGCGTGAGCTGTTTATGATCCTGTTGCTGGTGGTGCTGCTGGTACTGCTGGGCTTCTATCCGCAGCCGATTCTGGATACCTCGCATTCCGCGATTGGCAATATCCAGCAGTGGTTTGTTAATTCCGTTACTACTACAAGGCCGTAAATCGCCATGACAATAACTCCACAAAACCTGATCGCACTGCTACCGTTGCTGATCGTCGGCTTGACGGTGGTGGTTGTGATGCTCTCCATTGCGTGGCGACGCAATCATTTCCTCAACGCTACGCTCTCGGTTATTGGGCTTAACGCGGCGCTGGTTTCGCTCTGGTTTGTCGGCCAGGCGGGCGCTATGGACGTTACGCCGCTGATGCGCGTTGATGGTTTCGCCATGCTTTACACCGGGCTGGTATTGTTGGCGAGCCTCGCCACCTGTACTTTCGCCTACCCGTGGCTTGAAGGCTATAACGACAACAAGGACGAGTTCTACCTGTTGGTGTTAATTGCCGCTCTGGGCGGGATCCTGCTGGCGAATGCCAATCACCTGGCGTCTCTGTTCCTCGGTATTGAACTGATCTCTCTGCCGCTGTTTGGCCTGGTCGGTTACGCTTTCCGCCAGAAACGTTCGCTGGAAGCCAGTATCAAATACACCATCCTTTCTGCTGCAGCATCTTCTTTCCTGCTGTTTGGTATGGCACTGGTGTACGCGCAGTCTGGCGACCTGTCGTTCGTTGCACTGGGTAAAAACCTCGGCGACGGCATGCTCAACGAGCCGCTGTTGCTGGCAGGTTTTGGCCTGATGATTGTCGGCCTCGGCTTCAAGCTCTCTCTGGTGCCGTTCCACCTGTGGACGCCAGACGTATACCAGGGCGCGCCTGCGCCGGTTTCTACCTTCCTGGCGACGGCGAGCAAAATCGCTATCTTCGGCGTGGTGATGCGTCTGTTCCTCTACGCACCGGTGGGTGACAGCGAAGCGATTCGCGTGGTGCTGGCGATTATCGCCTTTGCCTCTATCATCTTCGGTAACCTGATGGCGCTGAGCCAGACCAATATCAAACGTCTGCTCGGTTACTCATCTATCTCTCACCTCGGCTATCTGCTGGTGGCGCTGATTGCGCTGCAAACTGGCGAGATGTCGATGGAAGCGGTAGGGGTTTACCTGGCCGGTTATCTGTTCAGCAGCCTAGGCGCGTTCGGCGTGGTCAGCCTGATGTCCAGCCCGTATCGTGGCCCGGATGCTGATTCCCTGTTCTCTTACCGCGGTCTGTTCTGGCATCGTCCGATCCTCGCGGCGGTGATGACGGTGATGATGCTGTCTCTGGCCGGTATCCCGATGACGCTGGGCTTTATCGGTAAGTTCTACGTGCTGGCGGTCGGTGTCCAGGCACACTTGTGGTGGCTGGTGGGTGCCGTGGTTGTCGGTTCGGCAATCGGCCTCTACTACTACCTGCGCGTAGCGGTGAGCTTATACCTGCACGCCCCGGAGCAACCGGGTCGCGATGCACCGTCAAACTGGCAGTACAGCGCAGGTGGTATCGTGGTGCTGATCTCTGCACTGTTGGTACTGGTGCTGGGTGTATGGCCGCAACCGCTGATTAGCATTGTTCGGTTAGCAATGCCGCTGATGTAAGGTTGAGTGTTGATGTAAAAAAACCGCCGATTTCGGCGGTTTTTTTATGGTGTTAATTGTTGCTAATAAAAAGAACATATAAATCTATATCTGCGTCGAAGTATAATGATTCACTTCCTAATACAATACACAAGGAAAACCAATGGAATGGTTAAGTGAGATTCGCACACTTCGGGAGAACGTACCTGTCGGTATCCAGGCTGCCAGGCGTTTGTTAGAGAAGATGGGTGGTGATGTTGATGAAGCCATTAAGTTGTTTCATATTGACCAAATCAATATATTGACGGCAAAAGTAGACGTCACTCATCAGGAGGCAGAGAATGTTTTGCTGGCGGCAAACTACGATATGGCAGAAGCTCTTCGGCGTATTGATGAACAGCGTTATACACTGACGGAATTGATTATACGTAAAAATAAGGATGCCGGAGATGCTTTAAGTAATATAGAATTAGCAATAACATATGAATGGAATCTGACATGCAAATTTTGGTTTGGTTTTAAGGCATTCCAATCGCTGCCTCCACAATTACAAGCCTTTATGCTGGTATGTGAATGGCGTAACTATTGGGGATGGGAAGGGCTGGATAGTGCGTTATATTATGAGATGGAAAATGTCCCCCAACAATTACAGGTAGTAGGCTTAGATGAAATGGCTGAAGTTATTGTTGTGGCGAGAAATCGTTATGATGAGTTAAGAGCACAAGGCAAAGACCATAATAACATCATTAAAGATGATAAATTTAAAAAATTTATGAAGCACTGTGAACAACTGGATAGTGAAGCCGACGCTATATTACTGCAATTTGTAAAGGATAATATTGAGATTTTCCCACGTCGCCACAACGGACACGATTTATAAAAAATCATCCCAAAAATGAACTGGTTTTTTATCTGCCTGGTAATGTTGAGGTAATGCCAGGTTGAATTCCGTTTTCATCCAGGATGCCAGATCGTTGCCAGCACAGATGATATCGCTGTTATATACTGAATACACGGGATTACCACCAGTATAAGAAGTAGACATATAACGATGCTTATACAAAGGAATCAAAACCGGGCATTGGTTTGAAATTTTATCAAAATGATCTTTGCGTGAATCTAAATTAAGGGGTTTTTCTCCCCATACATCAAGCCAGAAATTATTTTTTATAACATCGTATAATACACCCTCTAAAGGGGTTTTAAATGTCTGCTTCACATCGTGTTCCATTTTTGCTGAGTGCAGCGCTTGCCGCCAGTGAATAAAACCTTCCGACGCTGGCAAAGCAGTATGCAAAAATGCTTTAAAATCGAGTGGAAAGCAGAAATTAAAAGTTTGCTCAATGGCAGAAATCTCGGCCTCACTCAAACCTGCATAGAATGTAATTCCTTGCGCTTTTAATTTGTTAACCAGAAATGTGTAGTCCAATGCCTTGTTTAATTTCATCCCAATAACCTTAAATCCTTATGCTTCAGTCTAAAACGAAGTTAAATCATTCGTAAGCTGGATAAAACATTTCTGCATCACATCCAGCTTTTAGAACGAATGTTTCATTTAAACTTTATACATCAACCTTCAATTCTGCTGCCAACTAAATCACCCAACAATAACCGTCAGCGCATGATTCCCTTGTCGCAGCATACGTCTGTACGCACTAATCAGCTTTTCCATATCGAGCATAATCGAGGCAAAGAGTTGCCCCTCTAACTCTTCTGAAAAGGTCACTCCCGGATAAATCTCCATTTCATTGAGTCGCTTAATGGAAAACTGTTTACGCAGTACATTCCGGTCAAGTGCCTCCAGACGGTCGATGGTGGCGGCTAACTCATGATTCCATGTCAATCCCAGGAAACCATCTATGCCATCTTCGAGGCTGTGTTCACCAAGCACAGCACGACTCAGCGGATCATTCTTAGCTGGATCAAAAGCAGAGGTGCCCGTCAGGCCAAAATGTAAAAAATCCCAGCGTTTATCAATATCCAGTCGGCGTAATCCTGAAAGCGTGTCATGAATATTGTCCATTAAAGGTTTTTCAGCTGACTCAAGCAGTTGGTTAATCTTTTCTGAGTCGATTTCCGCAAAATAGCCAATCATTCCCATTTATTTTTCCTCCGTTGAATTTCATGTTTCGCATCTTAAAACAGATGAGGGAAAATAAAATGCGCATGTTGCTTTTTCTGGACCCGCCTCGAGAAAATTTTATTGTTTACTGTTGTATAACAAGGTGATAACACCATCCACGACCTGAGCCATTTTCTGATAATTCAATCTGTCTGCGGTATCACCGGGCAAGTGGTATTGTTTATTACGATAAAAAGCGGTGTCGGTAATCATTACGGCGGGAATATCGTGTTGCCAATAATTAAGGTGATCAGAGAAATCAATACCGGGAATAAACCCTGGGGCATTCATAGAATAAACAGATAAATCCTGAGATGACGACAATGCCGCTTTTAGCTGACGAACGGCGTTGATATCCTGCATTCTGCCGACCACGGCAATAAAGTCTCCCCGATCGGGATAAAGCCAGGACATTGCCGGGTAAGGGTAATCCTGACTACCAGGCGCAGAGTCGTAATAGCCAATCATCTCCAGCGCTATCATTAATCTAACTGGACGCTCAAGCGAAGCTGCATGTACCGCGCTCCCCATTTCATCGCTACGAAAGAAGGGCGGTTCTTCCGACGCATAGGCGACCAGCTGCACGCCAGTTTTCGGTGCTTGCTGCTGTAACAAACGTGCCAGTTCGAGTAATCCTGCCACGCCGCTGGCGTTATCATCCGCGCCCGGCGTATAGGTCAATTGATCGTTTTCATAACTGCTGACAGAGTCATAGTGCGCACCAATAATAATCAGCGGTCCATCGGCAGGACCATAATCAGCAACAATGTTTTTGTAGGGACCTCCCGTAATGGGGACGTCCTGCGCGGTAACTCTGGCACCGCTACTGATAAAGACCTCTTTTATATACTCTGCGGACCTTTTCAGATTATCAATATTGTCGGCACTACGGGGATGCACAGTTTGTGTAAGATAACGAACTGTTTTTTCTAATTGCTCAGGACTTGCGTGTCGGGGCGTTGGCGGTAATGCATTGACCCAGGGTTGGTAAAAAATAATAAAAGGAAGTGATAGTAGTAATGATATAAAACAAAGAGGTGTTATTTTTTTCATATGTAAATTATCAATAAAGGGCGTTATTTCATTATTATTTATAATGAGTTATGAGCGTTTATTTTATTACGGTTGGTAGGAATATACAAAAAGTATTTTTTCAGTGGGTTCGCTATTTTAAAAAGGAATTCATATGAGAAATAAAAAATAATTATGTTATTTATTGGTAGATTGAATTGACAGGGTGCAGAAATCTGAGGGTAAGAAAAGACAGCAATAACAATCCACTACATCAACAGACCAGCAATCGCGTGCCGCGATACGCTGGAAATACCCGCAGATTGAACTGGCGGATGGTGTGACTGGCATCAGTCAGTGATGACTTTTTAGCAAACTATGTTCGACCAGTCAGCATATTTACTGACTGGTCGAATTAATTAACAATGATGTTAACTTACTCTTTTTCCTGATGCTCTATTTTTGGGTTGTGAATATTTTATTTCTAAGTTTCTATAATAATGATTGATATTTGCATCGCTATATTTATCTAAATAACAATTTCTGTTTGTCAGTCGATGTTGAAAATCAATTTCGTACTGCTCTTCTGCTGAATATTTTTTAAATCTGTCAGCATAGTTTTTTAATAACGTATAGGGAGCGCTGTCAGAATTGCTTTCCCTTTGTTCAATTACTTCTTTGGCTGCCATGCACACAAATGCACCGCAACTTTGGCTTAAGTATTGCTGAAGATCGGCATGTAAAAATGTTATCTCTTGTTCAGTTAAATGATCTGTTATATTCTTATTATTCGGCATTTCTCCCATGAATTTAGAATTGAAACTATTAATGACACGCTTAAGTGAATTTTCTTTATCATGGCCTAGTGCACGTAATGAGTTGAATATGACGCATTTTATTTGTTGTGTGTTATTTTTTTCATTAACTATTTTTTGTAGCGAAACTAATATCCAGTGTCCGCCAGTATTTATGGGGAATAACTGGACTTCTTTCGGCCATGATGGATCGCTCTTAATATTATCATTGAGAGCGATTTCCAGGTAAGTGCTGTTGGAATCGGGGAGGTAGAGACCAGTAGGATAATTGACTTGAGTATTTTTTGCATTAGCGGCGATCTTCTGAAGATAGCAATCTATTTCATCCGTGGTTAATTGACGATTTTTATCCCAGAAGTTTGTACCATCGCTCAGTTCATTATTCTTATCATTTAAAAGTACCTTTGAAAGCGACTGTTTTTCAGATATAAGAGGAATATCATCACCGATAATTGTCATTAATTTTGACGGGGAGAATAGCTTTTTGAACAGGAGATCATCTGAATTATCCGGACCAGCTGGTTTAAGGGGGGAGTTGGTTGCGGTATGTGACAAATTATATAATTTTAAACAGGCATTTTTGATAAGTCGGATAATCGATAGGGTTTCATTTGTTGGGTTTCTAACAATATGATAAAGAATATCTTCGGCTTTTTTTCCAAATTCATCATAACCTAACGCAATATTATGCAGTAACTCAATGCTTTCTTCATCTCCGGATAACGCTGTTTTTTTTAAAGATTGCAGTAATTCCTCGGTCACAGTAAATTTTTCTGCAAATGTCTGATTGAGTTGTGTTTGAGATAATTGACAATAATTGCTGACAACTGTAACCATCATAGGCTCCTTTTAGTTGCAAAGGTTGTGCTGAATGAAGATAAAAAGAGGCAACTTATTGCTCTGAATATAGTGCGTGCGGAGATGAATAAATATCAAAAATCGCTCAATATGCCCGTGTGGGTGGATATATGTGGCGCGGGTTGCGATAACAGGGCAAGTTTCGCCCTGTTTTTAGTAGGAAGCAGAGTTAAACGTTAAACACGGTGAAATCATGCGCCAGTTCAGTCGCCGGGAAAATTGACCGACATTCACGTAACAGGTGCTGACAACCTTTGTCATCATAGCGCGAGCTGACGTGGGTAATGATTAGCTTACCGACTCCAGCCTCACGGGCCAGTGTCGCAGCCTGGCGTGTAGAGCTGTGGCCGCGACTATTGGCTTTGGCTTCGATGGTTATATCCAGCGTCGCTTCGTGTACCATGACATCGACGCCTTTAGCCAGGTCAAGTGCGGCATCGCAGGGGCCGGTATCACCGAAAATAGCGAGCGCTTTACCTGGCACTGGAGCGGCTAAGTAATCTGCGCCGTTAATCTGCCTTCCGTCTTCCAGCGTGATTGTTTTGCCCGCTTTTAATGCCTGAAACAGTGGGCCAGGCGGCACGCCAGCAGCTTTTAATGCCTGTGCATTTAATGCACCCGGTTTATCATGTTCTTCAATACGATAGCCATAACATTCCAGTGGATGCTCCATCGGATAAGCGGTCACTTTGCGCAGGCCATCATCGAGAATTTCGCCAGCGCCAATTTCGACAATTTCCAGCGGATAATCGGTCCATGAGCCGCTAATCCGCAGCGCAGTCTCCACAAATTCACGGAGACCTTGCGGACCATAAATCGTTAAGGGTTGGACAATACCAGACATAGAACGACTGCACAGCAAGCCGGGTAAACCAAAGAGATGATCGCCATGAAGGTGACTGATAAAAATCTTGTCCAGTTTTCCAGGGTTAAAGGCGGTATGCAGTAGCTGATGCTGGGTGCCTTCACCACAGTCAAACAACCAAAGACCGCTCCGGGTCGGATGTTGCAGGTTAAGCAATATTGCCGTGACATTGCGCGTACGGGTTGGCACACCGGCTGAAGTACCTAAAAAAATTAATTCCATGAGTTCATCACGTTTCAAAAAATATTCCGGCTAGTATAAGGCATACATCTAAAAGGAGAGCATTATGATTGAATGGCAAGATCTGCATCACTCTGAATTATCGGTTTCCCAGCTTTATGCCTTATTACAACTGCGTTGCGCGGTGTTTGTTGTCGAGCAGAATTGCCCTTATCAGGATATCGATGGTGATGATTTGACGGGGGATAATCGCCATATTCTCGGTTGGAAAAATGATGAACTGGTGGCGTATGCGAGGATTCTGAAAAGTGATGATGATCTTGAGCCGGTCGTTATAGGTCGGGTGATTGTCAGTGAAGCGTTGCGTGGCGAAAAAGTGGGGCAGCAGCTGATGAGTAAAACACTCGAAACATGTACGCGTCACTGGCCTGATAAACCTGTTTACCTCGGGGCGCAGGCGCATCTGCAAAACTTCTACCAAAGTTTTGGCTTTATCCCTGTGACGGAGGTCTATGAAGAAGATGGTATCCCACACATTGGGATGGCACGCGAGGTAATTCAGGCGTAATCAATAACCATTGTCTATAGTTAGTGACAGGTTTTACGCAAATGGAGAACGAGAATGTCTAATCAGTTTGGTGATACACGTATCGATGATGACCTGACGCTGCTTAGTGAAACACTGGAAGAGGTGCTCCGCTCCTCTGGCGATCCCGCCGATCAGAAATATGTTGAGCTGAAAGCGCGTGCAGAAAAAGCGCTGGATGATGTGAAAAAACGGGTTAGCCAGGCTTCAGACAGTTATTACTATCGGGCGAAGCAGGCTGTTTATCGTGCTGATGACTACGTCCACGAAAAACCCTGGCAAGGAATTGGGGTGGGCGCGGCCGTTGGGCTGGTATTAGGACTGTTGCTGGCACGCCGTTAAAACCTCCCTACACCGGGGTACTGCATTTTTTTTGTAGTACCCCGTATAATGTGAGGCTTTTAACAGGGAGAGGTCCGCGTGCAATCACTCACTACGGCGCTGGAAAATCTACTGCGCCTTTTGTCGCAAGAGATTCCAGCGACACCCGGCATTCGGGTTATTGATACTCCTTTCCCTCTCAAAGATGCTTTTGATGCCTTGAGCTGGCTGGCCAGTCAGCAAACGTATCCGCAATTCTACTGGCAACAACGTAATGGTGATGAAGAAGCTGCCGTCCTGGGCGCGATTACCCATTTTACCTCGTTGGACCAGGCGCAACGTTTTCTTCACCAGCACCCGGAACATGCCGACTTACGCATCTGGGGGCTGAATGCGTTTGACCCGTCGCAGGGCAATTTACTTTTACCCCGCCTGGAATGGCGACGCTGTGGCGGTAAAGCCACGCTGCGGCTGACGCTATTCAGCGAAAGCTCCCTTCAGCACGATGCGATAAAAGCAAAAGAATTTATCGCTACACTGGTGAGTATCAAGCCCCTGCCAGGGTTACATTTAACCACCACGCGAGAACAACACTGGCCGGACAAAACGGGCTGGACGCAATTAATCGAACTGGCAACGAAAACCATCACCGAAGGTGAACTCGACAAAGTGGTTATTGCTCGGGCGACTGACCTGCATTTCGCAAGTCCGGTCAATGCGGCAGCAATGATGGCTGCCAGTCGTCGGCTCAATCTGAACTGCTACCATTTTTACATGGCCTTTGATAGCGACAATGCTTTTCTTGGCTCTTCACCGGAACGGCTATGGCGGCGGCGTGCCAAAGCGCTGCGTACTGAAGCGCTGGCGGGAACGGTAGCAAATCATCCTGATGATAAGCAGGCGCAGCAGTTAGGTGAGTGGCTGATGGCGGATGATAAAAACCAGCGCGAGAACATGCTGGTGGTGGAAGATATCTGCCAACGATTGCAGGCCGATACCCAGACGCTGGATGTTTTACCACCGCAGGTACTGCGTCTGCGTAAAGTGCAGCATCTGCGCCGCTGTATCTGGACTTCACTCAACAAAGCGGATGATGTGATCTGTTTACATCAGTTGCAGCCAACGGCCGCGGTTGCGGGCTTACCGCGTGACCTGGCGCGGCAGTTTATCGCCCGTCACGAACCGTTCACCCGTGAATGGTATGCCGGTTCCGCGGGCTATCTTTCGTTACAACAAAGCGAATTCTGCGTTTCCCTGCGCTCAGCAAAAATTAGCGGCAATGTCGTGCGGTTATATGCTGGCGCGGGCATTGTCCGTGGCTCCGACCCCGAGCAAGAGTGGCAGGAAATCGACAACAAAGCGGCAGGGCTGCGTACTTTATTACAAATGGAATAGTAATGAGTCGCATCATTACCGATTCATATCAATAATCTATTTTTGTAGCTCCTTATACTTAGCCGCAATATTGATACCGGACAAACTCATGTCAGTAAGCGCATTTAACCGACGCTGGGCGGCGGTCATTCTGGAAGCATTAACGCGTCACGGCGTCAGACACATTTGTATCGCCCCTGGCTCGCGTTCTACACCGTTAACGTTAGCGGCAGCGGAGAATTCCGCATTCATTCACCACACCCATTTTGATGAGCGTGGACTGGGGCATCTGGCGCTGGGGCTGGCGAAAGTCAGCAAGCAGCCGGTGGCGGTGATAGTGACCTCCGGTACGGCGGTTGCGAATCTCTATCCGGCATTGATTGAAGCTGGGTTAACCGGAGAAAAACTGATCCTGCTAACTGCCGATCGCCCGCCGGAGCTCATTGACTGCGGTGCGAATCAGGCGATTCGTCAACCGGGAATGTTCGCCTCTCATCCTACGCATAGCATTTCACTGCCGC
The nucleotide sequence above comes from Escherichia coli. Encoded proteins:
- the nuoM gene encoding NADH-quinone oxidoreductase subunit M, which codes for MLLPWLILIPFIGGFLCWQTERFGVKVPRWIALITMGLTLALSLQLWLQGGYSLMQSAGIPQWQSEFDMPWIPRFGISIHLAIDGLSLLMVVLTGLLGVLAVLCSWKEIEKYQGFFHLNLMWILGGVIGVFLAIDMFLFFFFWEMMLVPMYFLIALWGHKASDGKTRITAATKFFIYTQASGLVMLIAILALVFVHYNATGVWTFNYEELLNTPMSNGVEYLLMLGFFIAFAVKMPVVPLHGWLPDAHSQAPTAGSVDLAGILLKTAAYGLLRFSLPLFPNASAEFAPIAMWLGVIGIFYGAWMAFAQTDIKRLIAYTSVSHMGFVLIAIYTGSQLAYQGAVIQMIAHGLSAAGLFILCGQLYERIHTRDMRMMGGLWSKMKWLPALSLFFAVATLGMPGTGNFVGEFMILFGSFQVVPMITVISTFGLVFASVYSLAMLHRAYFGKAKSQIASQELPGMSLRELFMILLLVVLLVLLGFYPQPILDTSHSAIGNIQQWFVNSVTTTRP
- the nuoN gene encoding NADH-quinone oxidoreductase subunit NuoN yields the protein MTITPQNLIALLPLLIVGLTVVVVMLSIAWRRNHFLNATLSVIGLNAALVSLWFVGQAGAMDVTPLMRVDGFAMLYTGLVLLASLATCTFAYPWLEGYNDNKDEFYLLVLIAALGGILLANANHLASLFLGIELISLPLFGLVGYAFRQKRSLEASIKYTILSAAASSFLLFGMALVYAQSGDLSFVALGKNLGDGMLNEPLLLAGFGLMIVGLGFKLSLVPFHLWTPDVYQGAPAPVSTFLATASKIAIFGVVMRLFLYAPVGDSEAIRVVLAIIAFASIIFGNLMALSQTNIKRLLGYSSISHLGYLLVALIALQTGEMSMEAVGVYLAGYLFSSLGAFGVVSLMSSPYRGPDADSLFSYRGLFWHRPILAAVMTVMMLSLAGIPMTLGFIGKFYVLAVGVQAHLWWLVGAVVVGSAIGLYYYLRVAVSLYLHAPEQPGRDAPSNWQYSAGGIVVLISALLVLVLGVWPQPLISIVRLAMPLM
- a CDS encoding SMI1/KNR4 family protein: MKLNKALDYTFLVNKLKAQGITFYAGLSEAEISAIEQTFNFCFPLDFKAFLHTALPASEGFIHWRQALHSAKMEHDVKQTFKTPLEGVLYDVIKNNFWLDVWGEKPLNLDSRKDHFDKISNQCPVLIPLYKHRYMSTSYTGGNPVYSVYNSDIICAGNDLASWMKTEFNLALPQHYQADKKPVHFWDDFL
- the yfbM gene encoding YfbM family protein, encoding MGMIGYFAEIDSEKINQLLESAEKPLMDNIHDTLSGLRRLDIDKRWDFLHFGLTGTSAFDPAKNDPLSRAVLGEHSLEDGIDGFLGLTWNHELAATIDRLEALDRNVLRKQFSIKRLNEMEIYPGVTFSEELEGQLFASIMLDMEKLISAYRRMLRQGNHALTVIVG
- the yfbL gene encoding M28 family metallopeptidase, translated to MKKITPLCFISLLLSLPFIIFYQPWVNALPPTPRHASPEQLEKTVRYLTQTVHPRSADNIDNLKRSAEYIKEVFISSGARVTAQDVPITGGPYKNIVADYGPADGPLIIIGAHYDSVSSYENDQLTYTPGADDNASGVAGLLELARLLQQQAPKTGVQLVAYASEEPPFFRSDEMGSAVHAASLERPVRLMIALEMIGYYDSAPGSQDYPYPAMSWLYPDRGDFIAVVGRMQDINAVRQLKAALSSSQDLSVYSMNAPGFIPGIDFSDHLNYWQHDIPAVMITDTAFYRNKQYHLPGDTADRLNYQKMAQVVDGVITLLYNSKQ
- the elaD gene encoding ElaD/SseL family deubiquitinase; its protein translation is MMVTVVSNYCQLSQTQLNQTFAEKFTVTEELLQSLKKTALSGDEESIELLHNIALGYDEFGKKAEDILYHIVRNPTNETLSIIRLIKNACLKLYNLSHTATNSPLKPAGPDNSDDLLFKKLFSPSKLMTIIGDDIPLISEKQSLSKVLLNDKNNELSDGTNFWDKNRQLTTDEIDCYLQKIAANAKNTQVNYPTGLYLPDSNSTYLEIALNDNIKSDPSWPKEVQLFPINTGGHWILVSLQKIVNEKNNTQQIKCVIFNSLRALGHDKENSLKRVINSFNSKFMGEMPNNKNITDHLTEQEITFLHADLQQYLSQSCGAFVCMAAKEVIEQRESNSDSAPYTLLKNYADRFKKYSAEEQYEIDFQHRLTNRNCYLDKYSDANINHYYRNLEIKYSQPKNRASGKRVS
- the rbn gene encoding ribonuclease BN, producing MELIFLGTSAGVPTRTRNVTAILLNLQHPTRSGLWLFDCGEGTQHQLLHTAFNPGKLDKIFISHLHGDHLFGLPGLLCSRSMSGIVQPLTIYGPQGLREFVETALRISGSWTDYPLEIVEIGAGEILDDGLRKVTAYPMEHPLECYGYRIEEHDKPGALNAQALKAAGVPPGPLFQALKAGKTITLEDGRQINGADYLAAPVPGKALAIFGDTGPCDAALDLAKGVDVMVHEATLDITIEAKANSRGHSSTRQAATLAREAGVGKLIITHVSSRYDDKGCQHLLRECRSIFPATELAHDFTVFNV
- the elaA gene encoding GNAT family N-acetyltransferase, translated to MIEWQDLHHSELSVSQLYALLQLRCAVFVVEQNCPYQDIDGDDLTGDNRHILGWKNDELVAYARILKSDDDLEPVVIGRVIVSEALRGEKVGQQLMSKTLETCTRHWPDKPVYLGAQAHLQNFYQSFGFIPVTEVYEEDGIPHIGMAREVIQA
- the elaB gene encoding stress response protein ElaB, yielding MSNQFGDTRIDDDLTLLSETLEEVLRSSGDPADQKYVELKARAEKALDDVKKRVSQASDSYYYRAKQAVYRADDYVHEKPWQGIGVGAAVGLVLGLLLARR
- the menF gene encoding isochorismate synthase MenF; amino-acid sequence: MQSLTTALENLLRLLSQEIPATPGIRVIDTPFPLKDAFDALSWLASQQTYPQFYWQQRNGDEEAAVLGAITHFTSLDQAQRFLHQHPEHADLRIWGLNAFDPSQGNLLLPRLEWRRCGGKATLRLTLFSESSLQHDAIKAKEFIATLVSIKPLPGLHLTTTREQHWPDKTGWTQLIELATKTITEGELDKVVIARATDLHFASPVNAAAMMAASRRLNLNCYHFYMAFDSDNAFLGSSPERLWRRRAKALRTEALAGTVANHPDDKQAQQLGEWLMADDKNQRENMLVVEDICQRLQADTQTLDVLPPQVLRLRKVQHLRRCIWTSLNKADDVICLHQLQPTAAVAGLPRDLARQFIARHEPFTREWYAGSAGYLSLQQSEFCVSLRSAKISGNVVRLYAGAGIVRGSDPEQEWQEIDNKAAGLRTLLQME